A stretch of Pseudoprevotella muciniphila DNA encodes these proteins:
- a CDS encoding J domain-containing protein has translation MEAIVISPSTIEKKAEVERLRQEFLTLYTEKDRLLNEDRDDLYVRYVNLIGKDKYENFLLSVEVRALKMKVEMAQAALNRDERPNMIVIQMEVDARLQDYYKQINEQAEAIRLAEEARLINKYDAAEMQQLFRVLVKRLHPDLHPDLSEKMKDLFIQGQTAYRTHNLTLLRNIIMRLDLEDDAEDVLLREETIDEVIKRLKEQIDDMKQCIEELHAAFPLNMRQQLLNPAWVHEQKEELKKEREELEQQKQMYTERLNLLTV, from the coding sequence ATGGAAGCAATAGTAATCAGTCCCTCGACAATAGAGAAGAAAGCCGAAGTGGAGCGTCTCCGTCAGGAATTTCTCACGCTTTACACCGAGAAGGACCGTCTGCTGAATGAAGACCGCGACGACCTCTATGTCAGGTATGTCAATCTTATAGGCAAGGACAAGTATGAGAATTTCCTGCTCTCTGTAGAAGTGCGGGCACTGAAGATGAAAGTGGAGATGGCGCAGGCGGCATTGAACCGTGACGAACGTCCTAACATGATTGTCATACAGATGGAAGTGGACGCGCGCCTTCAGGATTATTACAAACAAATCAATGAACAGGCAGAAGCCATCAGGTTGGCGGAGGAGGCACGGCTTATCAACAAATATGACGCTGCCGAGATGCAGCAACTTTTCCGTGTGCTTGTCAAGCGTCTGCACCCCGACCTCCACCCCGACTTGTCTGAGAAAATGAAAGACCTGTTCATACAGGGACAGACCGCCTACAGAACCCACAACCTCACACTGCTGCGCAACATCATCATGCGACTCGACCTCGAAGACGATGCGGAAGATGTGCTCCTGCGGGAAGAAACCATCGATGAGGTTATCAAACGCCTGAAAGAGCAGATAGACGACATGAAGCAATGCATAGAAGAACTCCATGCTGCGTTCCCGCTCAATATGAGGCAGCAACTGCTCAACCCAGCCTGGGTCCACGAACAAAAAGAGGAACTGAAAAAAGAGCGTGAGGAACTGGAGCAACAGAAACAGATGTACACCGAACGACTAAATCTGCTTACAGTATAA
- a CDS encoding helix-turn-helix transcriptional regulator, with protein sequence MAKIPLKHYLWLIDKLSKRPMKFAELRESFERSSLYESNHPLQVRTLYNWRAKIDELFGIQIKYDNDAYQLKNYDSLDYKSPQRWLIQSLAVSDVVERKRHVQSRILLENIPSGDTFLTDIIGAMEDGRVVRLTYRRFSDEIDNTPIEVEPYCVKVCNRRWYVLCHNPKEKVSNSAPAEFRQYGSLKVYALDRIHHLELTDKTFVFPEEFSPEEFFAAHFGICIGYDVPLQRVLVRFDGEQRDYLRTLPLHSSQKELQVYDDYSVFEFFLHPTIDFVRAILSFGAEAEVLEPAELRQLMATEAEIMDDFYHSEKK encoded by the coding sequence ATGGCAAAAATACCTTTGAAACACTATCTGTGGCTGATTGACAAACTAAGCAAACGCCCCATGAAGTTCGCAGAACTCAGAGAAAGTTTTGAACGCTCCTCGCTCTATGAGTCGAACCATCCGCTCCAGGTGCGTACGCTTTACAACTGGCGGGCAAAAATCGATGAACTCTTCGGCATACAAATCAAGTATGACAACGACGCGTATCAACTGAAGAACTACGATTCGCTCGATTACAAATCGCCTCAGCGTTGGTTGATACAGTCGCTCGCTGTCAGCGATGTGGTGGAACGCAAACGGCATGTGCAGAGCCGTATATTGTTGGAAAACATCCCTTCGGGCGACACTTTCCTAACCGACATCATCGGGGCGATGGAGGATGGGAGGGTGGTCAGGCTGACTTACCGCAGATTCAGCGATGAGATCGACAATACGCCAATAGAGGTGGAACCCTACTGTGTGAAGGTGTGCAATCGCCGTTGGTACGTTCTCTGTCACAATCCCAAGGAAAAGGTCTCTAATTCTGCACCTGCAGAATTCAGGCAGTATGGTAGCCTTAAAGTCTATGCCTTGGACCGCATACATCATCTGGAACTGACAGATAAGACCTTTGTATTTCCAGAAGAATTTTCACCGGAAGAGTTTTTTGCCGCGCACTTTGGCATCTGTATAGGCTATGATGTGCCTTTGCAGCGTGTACTGGTCCGTTTCGATGGCGAGCAGCGAGACTATCTGCGTACACTGCCTTTGCACTCCTCGCAGAAAGAACTGCAGGTTTATGATGATTATAGCGTATTTGAATTCTTCTTGCATCCTACCATAGATTTCGTTCGCGCCATCCTTTCGTTCGGGGCTGAAGCCGAGGTACTCGAGCCTGCTGAGTTGCGTCAACTCATGGCTACCGAAGCAGAAATCATGGACGACTTCTATCATTCAGAAAAAAAATAA
- the eno gene encoding phosphopyruvate hydratase translates to MEIKAIKGREILDSRGNPTVEVDVILANGVLGRAAVPSGASTGENEALELRDGDKGRYLGKGVQKAVDNVNKVIAPALIGHCVYDQRGIDHKMLALDGTKTKSNLGANAILGVSLAVAQAASKSLGMPLYRYIGGTNTYTLPVPMMNIINGGAHSDAPIAFQEFMIRPVGAPTFKEGIRMGAEVFHALAKLLKKRGLSTAVGDEGGFAPKFDGIEDALDSIMQAIKDAGYEPGKDVTIAMDCAASEFCVKEGDAFYYDYKQLKNGAQKDPNGEKLDVKGQIKFLEHLIEKYPIDSIEDGMSEEDWAGWAELTAAVGDRCQLVGDDLFVTNVEYLRRGIKEKCGNSILIKVNQIGSLTETLDAIEMAHRAGFTSVTSHRSGETEDTTIADIAVATNSGQIKTGSMSRTDRLAKYNQLLRIEEELGDLAVYGTEVKTKRK, encoded by the coding sequence ATGGAAATTAAAGCAATTAAAGGACGTGAGATTCTCGATTCGAGAGGCAATCCTACAGTAGAAGTAGATGTAATCTTGGCAAACGGCGTGCTCGGTCGCGCTGCTGTACCCTCTGGTGCATCTACAGGTGAAAACGAAGCACTTGAACTTCGCGACGGCGACAAGGGTCGCTACCTCGGCAAGGGCGTACAGAAGGCTGTTGACAATGTTAACAAAGTCATCGCTCCCGCTCTTATCGGTCATTGCGTTTACGACCAGCGCGGCATCGACCACAAGATGCTTGCTCTCGACGGCACAAAGACTAAGTCAAACCTCGGTGCAAATGCCATCCTCGGTGTGAGCCTTGCAGTAGCACAGGCTGCCTCAAAGAGCCTTGGCATGCCCCTCTATCGCTACATCGGCGGTACTAATACCTACACCCTTCCAGTTCCGATGATGAACATCATCAACGGTGGTGCACACTCCGATGCTCCTATTGCATTCCAGGAATTCATGATTCGCCCCGTTGGCGCACCTACATTCAAGGAAGGTATTCGTATGGGTGCTGAAGTGTTCCACGCATTGGCTAAACTGCTCAAGAAACGTGGTCTCTCCACAGCAGTAGGCGACGAAGGTGGTTTCGCTCCTAAGTTCGACGGCATCGAAGACGCACTCGACAGCATCATGCAAGCCATCAAGGACGCTGGCTACGAACCCGGAAAGGACGTAACCATTGCTATGGACTGCGCTGCAAGCGAATTCTGCGTGAAGGAAGGCGACGCTTTCTACTACGACTACAAGCAACTCAAGAATGGTGCGCAGAAAGATCCAAACGGCGAGAAACTCGACGTGAAGGGTCAGATCAAGTTCCTCGAACACCTCATCGAGAAATACCCCATCGATTCCATCGAAGACGGTATGTCTGAAGAAGACTGGGCAGGATGGGCAGAACTTACTGCAGCCGTTGGCGATCGCTGCCAACTCGTAGGCGACGACCTCTTCGTAACCAACGTGGAATATCTCCGTCGCGGTATCAAGGAAAAGTGTGGTAACTCTATCCTGATCAAGGTTAACCAAATCGGTTCTCTCACCGAGACTCTCGATGCTATCGAGATGGCTCACCGCGCAGGCTTCACCAGCGTAACATCACACCGCTCTGGTGAAACAGAAGACACCACTATCGCAGACATCGCAGTTGCCACAAACAGCGGTCAGATCAAGACCGGTTCTATGAGCCGCACCGACCGTCTGGCTAAGTACAACCAACTTCTCCGCATCGAAGAAGAACTCGGCGACTTGGCAGTTTACGGCACTGAAGTAAAGACAAAGCGCAAGTAA
- a CDS encoding Fic family protein produces the protein MAKKHLKKEEFLNFDEYIRQGEPAQRERADAWRVAIGLQAVDGLKTSEYLQQTARRNIEGEITIDEARELVKTYYISKTQREPDDDDKQEADQVSANITKILSADTLDFSTKGYVSLHRRIFEGVFKHAGRIRDYNITKKEWVLEYDTVHYLNWEDLRRAIDYDIEQERSFSYKGLSSDELIAHVTRFVSGIWQIHAFGEGNTRTTAVFAIQYLRSLGFSVDNNAFAKHSWYFRNALVRANYKSAVKGIDYSPIYLERFFRNLLLGEQWDLRNRYLHIHPTEEWSVQPNLGSPTSTPQVPRKYPTSTPQVQDKLHTSNPYIIRLLQVVGERELSVKEIMEGLELKDRKNVLNLYLSPAIYDGFIRLLFPDSPRHPRQKYLLTVKGLALYDEINKTKEKP, from the coding sequence ATGGCAAAAAAACATCTGAAGAAAGAAGAATTCTTGAATTTCGACGAATATATTCGTCAGGGCGAGCCTGCGCAACGTGAACGTGCAGACGCCTGGCGTGTGGCTATAGGCTTGCAGGCTGTAGATGGACTGAAGACTTCCGAATATCTACAGCAGACCGCCCGTCGAAACATTGAAGGTGAGATTACCATAGACGAGGCACGCGAACTGGTAAAGACATACTATATTTCTAAAACACAGCGCGAGCCTGACGATGATGATAAGCAGGAGGCAGATCAAGTGTCTGCCAACATCACCAAGATTCTCTCTGCCGACACACTGGACTTTAGCACGAAAGGATACGTTTCTCTGCATCGCAGAATTTTTGAAGGTGTATTCAAACATGCCGGACGCATACGCGATTACAATATCACCAAGAAGGAGTGGGTGCTGGAGTATGACACAGTACATTATTTGAACTGGGAGGATTTGCGCAGGGCTATAGACTACGACATCGAACAGGAACGAAGTTTCAGTTATAAAGGACTTTCGTCAGATGAACTTATTGCCCATGTTACTCGTTTTGTGTCGGGAATATGGCAGATTCACGCCTTTGGCGAAGGGAACACCCGAACCACTGCCGTTTTCGCCATTCAGTACCTTCGCTCCTTGGGATTTAGCGTGGATAATAATGCGTTTGCCAAGCATTCCTGGTATTTCCGTAATGCTTTGGTGAGGGCAAACTATAAGAGTGCAGTGAAAGGCATTGACTACAGTCCTATATATCTGGAGCGATTTTTCCGTAACCTGCTGCTGGGTGAACAGTGGGACTTGCGCAACAGATACCTACATATCCATCCTACGGAGGAATGGAGCGTGCAACCCAATCTCGGCAGCCCCACAAGTACCCCACAAGTACCCCGCAAGTACCCCACAAGTACCCCACAAGTACAGGACAAGTTGCATACAAGCAATCCTTATATTATAAGACTTTTGCAAGTAGTAGGAGAACGTGAACTTTCAGTAAAGGAAATTATGGAAGGTCTTGAACTAAAGGACAGGAAAAATGTTTTGAACCTTTACCTCAGCCCTGCCATCTATGATGGATTTATTCGTTTGCTTTTTCCTGACTCTCCCCGTCATCCACGTCAGAAATACTTGCTGACAGTAAAGGGACTGGCACTCTATGATGAAATCAACAAAACGAAGGAGAAACCATGA